In Deltaproteobacteria bacterium, the DNA window CCCTCAGGCAGGCAGGACATCTGACCGATGACGAGTTCCGCTTCATGAAGCAAAAACTCTTCAGCAGGATCTCCTGAGTCCCTTTTCTATGGCGACACTTCAGGCCATACATGCGCCAAGGGTGGGCCAGGACGCAGACGGGACGCCGGGTAGTGTCCCCCGTTTCCGCCTTCTCGTGGTGGATGACGACGAGATGGTCCGCAAGCTCCTTGTCGAGCACATTCGTGCCTTTGGGGATTTTGATGTGGACGAGGCTGCTGGCGCCTTTGATGCCTTGGCGCTCTTGGAAGGGTCTGCTTCGTATGACGGTGTCCTTGTTGACATCAACATGCCCGGAATGGACGGGATCGAATTCATATCCCGGATCAAGGAGCGGGATCGGACTATCGTGGCCATGGTCATCACGGGGTATCCATCCTATGACCGGATCCTTGATGCCATGCGGGCAGGGGCCATGGATTTCCTTGCCAAGCCTTTCAAAAGCGATCAACTGAAACTCGCGCTCGAGAGGCTGGTCAAGGAGAGGGAAATCCTCCTGGAAAACAGCCTGCTTACCCAAGAACTCGCCGGGAAAAAGGCCCTCGAGGCCGTCAACGAACAGCTGAAGAAAAAGATCCGGGAGCAGACGATCATTCTCACAATCAGCGAAACGCTCGGAAAGGTCCGGAGCACGCGGGAGCTCTACCGCAGGGTGGTGGCCCTTGCCGCGAATCTGACCGACGCCGGGCACGCCTTTTTCTGGGTCGTCGACCACGAGGCACGACGGCTCGTCCTCATGGCCTCAGAGGGCATGGGTGTCCCGGAATGGGAGGTGGGTGATATCACGGATGAGGCCATGCCGGCATCCCGCGTGGCAAGGGAGGGGATTCCGATGCTTTTCACCCGTACCCGTTTATCCCGCACGGAAGGCCCAGTCTCCCCCTTCGCGGAGACCGCCCTCGTACCCTTTCGAATACGGGAGGAGATCTTCGGCGTCCTTGCCATCGCCCGTACGGAAAATGAGCGGATCCTGACCGAGGAGGTCCTTTTTCTCCTTCTCATCCTCGCGGAGCGGGCAAGCCTCACGGTAGAGAATCTCCTCCTTTACGAGAGTGTCTCCCTCAATCTCCACGCTACCCTCCGCGCCCTTGTCAGAATCCTGGAGGCCAAGGATCCGTACACGAAAGAGCATTCGCTGAGGGTCACCCGGCTTGCCGTGGCCGTGGCCGGGCACATGTCATGCGATTCAGACGAGATAGACTCCCTTCGCTTTGCCGGTCACCTCCACGACATCGGAAAGATCGGCATTCGGGACCAGATCCTCTTCAAACCCGGACGGCTCACCGAGGAAGAATACGTGATCATCAAGACCCACCCGGTCATAGGAGAAGAGATCGTCGGGCATCTCGGGGTCCTTCCCCGCGAAAAGGCCTGTATCAGGCACCACCACGAGAGGTGGGACGGGAAAGGATACCCGGACGGGCTTTTGGAAACGGAGATCCCGCAACTCGCGCGTATCCTCGCAGTCGCCGATACCTTTGACGCCATCACGACGAACCGTCCGTATCGGCCATGCCGTACGCAGGAAGAGGCCGTGATGGAGATCAGGAAAAATGCCGGCACCCAATTCGACCCCCACGTCGTTGATGCCTTTCTCGATACGTTTTATGATGGTGATTCATGGGGAAAAGCGGGTGAATCCACTGAACCATAGCACCTGTGAGGGGAAGGGGGATGAATTGACGGGGCATCTCGCTGAACATTTTCAGGAATATCTCATCGGGAGCCTTGTGAAGGGTATCGTCCACAACATCAACAGTCCTCTCCAGATCCTGTCGATGCAGATCGAATTTTTTCGGCGCACGCTGTGCGATGATCTGAAAACCCTTGAATCCACTCTCGCCGGGGTCATGGAGCCGGAGATTGTCCAGACCTTGAAATGCGTAGGCGACCGGTGCAGGAAAAACGAGGCCCGCATCCTCCAGATGGAGGACATCCTCCATCGTCTCCAGAGGATGGTCGATATCCTGGGAAGGCGCGCTGACCGGGGCGGCGGACCGGCCCCATTTTTCAGTGACCGTCTTGTGGAAGAAGAGATCGAGTTTCTGGCGGCGGATCTCTTTTACAAACACTCCGTAGAGACAAAGTTCGTGTGTCCGAAGCGGCCGCTCCTTCTCTCCGGCCTGGAGTGCGATTTCCGGGACCTTGTAGACGCCTCTCTGATCGCATGCATAGAACAGCTTCGGAATGCGGACGAGAGGAAGGTGTTGATTTCCGTGGATCAGGAGGCCACAGGTGCGTACAGATACACTTTTGAGCACACTGGGGTGGCGTTTCCTCCGCCGGAAAATCAACCCGGGCCTTTGAAATGCAATGCCTCGCTGGATCCCCTCGGATTCGCCTTGTTCGTGGTGCGGGAAAAGGCCCGGTCTCTCGGGTATCCCGTCGTGATGGCGCCTCGTTCCATATCCGTAACGTGCGGGTGATCCTTCCCGTCCATCTTTCGTTTTTCTTGTCTTGCCCCGGCAGGTCTGCAGGTGCATACGGGACACTGGCAAAAGACCTTGGATGATGATGTGATAAGGAAACATGGTGAGTCGAGGCGGGCCCGTGCATTCGTTGACACAGGGCCTGGTGATGCTATCCTTCCTGAATCCGTGAGCCTACGGCCGGGGTATTTGTTTCGTGCGGCAAATAGCCCCCGTCCATGGGGGCGGATTTGCCGTTCGAGCCCCGTCCATGGGCGCCTCCATCCACAAATACCCCGGCCCGTAGGCTTATGCTGTGAAATCGAAAGGTTGAGTGCATATCTCACGGATACAGGATCCTTCTGCGATGCAAACGGGAGGCTTACTGAGTATCTGCATCTTGCTTGTACAGGTCCGGCATGGGTGATGTGACAATGAAAAACCCGCCCTTTTCCCCTTCGGGGATTGGTTTTGATATCGACGGCGTGGTGGCAGACACCATGGCAGCATTCTTGCGCATTGCACGGGAGGAGTACGGTCATTGCCATCTGGAGAAGGAGCGCATCACCTCATATTGGCTCGAGGAGTGCCTCGACATCCCTTCGGAGACGGTAGGTGCCATCATCCAGCGCATTCTCGATGACCCCTTCGGGGTCGGACTCGAGCCCATAGTCGGGGCCAGGGATGCCCTCCTGCGTTTCGCAGCAAAGGGACCGCTCACGTTTGTCACGGCCCGCCCTTCTGGAGAGTCCATCGAGGAGTGGC includes these proteins:
- a CDS encoding response regulator, which produces MATLQAIHAPRVGQDADGTPGSVPRFRLLVVDDDEMVRKLLVEHIRAFGDFDVDEAAGAFDALALLEGSASYDGVLVDINMPGMDGIEFISRIKERDRTIVAMVITGYPSYDRILDAMRAGAMDFLAKPFKSDQLKLALERLVKEREILLENSLLTQELAGKKALEAVNEQLKKKIREQTIILTISETLGKVRSTRELYRRVVALAANLTDAGHAFFWVVDHEARRLVLMASEGMGVPEWEVGDITDEAMPASRVAREGIPMLFTRTRLSRTEGPVSPFAETALVPFRIREEIFGVLAIARTENERILTEEVLFLLLILAERASLTVENLLLYESVSLNLHATLRALVRILEAKDPYTKEHSLRVTRLAVAVAGHMSCDSDEIDSLRFAGHLHDIGKIGIRDQILFKPGRLTEEEYVIIKTHPVIGEEIVGHLGVLPREKACIRHHHERWDGKGYPDGLLETEIPQLARILAVADTFDAITTNRPYRPCRTQEEAVMEIRKNAGTQFDPHVVDAFLDTFYDGDSWGKAGESTEP
- a CDS encoding haloacid dehalogenase, giving the protein MKNPPFSPSGIGFDIDGVVADTMAAFLRIAREEYGHCHLEKERITSYWLEECLDIPSETVGAIIQRILDDPFGVGLEPIVGARDALLRFAAKGPLTFVTARPSGESIEEWLCDLLPEVPRGDLRVIATGRHSAKKDVLLEFGIGAFVEDHLETCEDLHAAGIWAAVFDQPWNRARTPWIRVGSWEEILALTGE